One part of the Microtus ochrogaster isolate Prairie Vole_2 chromosome 18, MicOch1.0, whole genome shotgun sequence genome encodes these proteins:
- the Snx2 gene encoding sorting nexin-2 isoform X2: MAAEREPPPLGDVKPTDFEELEDGEDLFTSTVSTLESSPSSPEPASLPAEDISANSNGSKPVEVMLDDDREDLFAEATEEVSLDSPEREPILSSEPSPAVTPVTPTALIAPRIESKSISAPVIFDRSREEIEEEANGDIFDIEIGVSDPEKVGDGMNAYMAYRVTTKTSLSMFSKSEFSVKRRFSDFLGLHSKLASKYLHVGYIVPPAPEKSIVGMTKVKVGKEDSSSTEFVEKRRAALERYLQRTVKHPTLLQDPDLRQFLESSELPRAVNTQALSGAGILRMVNKAADAVNKMTIKMNESDAWFEEKQQQFENLDQQLRKLHASVEALVCHRKELSANTAAFAKSAAMLGNSEDHTALSRALSQLAEVEEKIDQLHQEQAFADFYMFSELLSDYIRLIAAVKGVFDHRMKCWQKWEDAQITLLKKRETEAKMMVANKPDKIQQAKNEIREWEAKVQQGERDFEQISKTIRKEVGRFEKERVKDFKSVIIKYLESLVQTQQQLIKYWEAFLPEAKAIA; this comes from the exons TCAAGCCCATCATCTCCCGAACCAGCCAGTCTTCCTGCAGAAGATATTAGTGCAAACTCCAATGGCTCCAAACCTGTAGAAGTCATGCTAGATGATGACAGAGAAGATCTTTTTGCAG aagccacagAAGAAGTTTCTTTGGACAGTCCAGAAAGAGAGCCTATCCTCTCCTCCGAGCCTTCTCCTGCAGTTACCCCTGTCACGCCTACTGCACTCATTGCTCCTAGAATCGAATCCAAGAGCATTTCTGCTCCAGTGATCTTTGATAGATCCAgggaagag ATTGAAGAAGAAGCAAATGGAGATATTTTTGATATAGAAATTGGTGTGTCAGATCCAGAAAAAGTTG GTGATGGTATGAATGCTTACATGGCATATAGAGTAACCACAAAG ACTTCCCTTTCCATGTTCAGTAAGAGTGAATTTTCAGTCAAAAGAAGATTCAGTGACTTTCTTGGTTTGCATAGCAAATTAGCAAGCAAATATTTACATGTTGGTTACATTGTGCCACCAGCTCCAGAAAAGAGTATAGTAG GTATGACCAAGGTCAAAGTAGGGAAAGAAGACTCATCATCCACCGAGTTTGTAGAAAAACGAAGAGCAGCACTGGAGAG GTATCTTCAGAGAACAGTGAAGCATCCCACCTTGCTTCAGGATCCTGACTTAAGGCAGTTCTTGGAAAGCTCAGAG CTGCCGAGAGCAGTTAATACACAGGCTCTGAGTGGAGCAGGAATATTGAGAATGGTGAACAAGGCTGCCGACGCTGTCAACAAAATGACAATCAAGATGAATGAATCGGATGCT tggtttgaagaaaagcaacaacaatttGAGAATCTTGACCAGCAACTTCGGAAACTTCATGCCAGTGTTGAAGCCTTGGTTTGTCATAGAAAAG aactttCAGCCAACACAGCTGCCTTTGCTAAGAGTGCTGCCATGCTAGGTAATTCTGAGGATCACACTGCCCTGTCTAGAGCCTTGTCTCAGCTTGCAGAGGTTGAGGAAAAGATAGACCAGTTACATCAAGAACAAGCTTTTGCCGACTTTTACATGTTCTCAGAACTTCTTAGTGACTACATTCGGCTCATTGCTGCAGTGAAA GGTGTGTTTGACCATCGGATGAAATGCTGGCAGAAATGGGAAGATGCTCAAATTACTTTGCTCAAAAAACGTGAAACTGAGGCAAAAATGATGGTTGCTAACAAACCAGATAAAATTCAACaagctaaaaatgaaataagagag TGGGAGGCGAAAGTACAACAAGGAGAAAGAGATTTTGAGCAGATCTCTAAAACAATTCGAAAAGAAGTGGGAAGATTTGAG aaagaaagagtgaaagaTTTTAAATCTGTTATCATCAAGTACTTGGAGTCATTAGTACAAACACAGCAACAG CTGATAAAGTACTGGGAGGCATTCCTACCTGAAGCTAAAGCCATTGCCTAG
- the Snx2 gene encoding sorting nexin-2 isoform X1 encodes MAAEREPPPLGDVKPTDFEELEDGEDLFTSTVSTLESSPSSPEPASLPAEDISANSNGSKPVEVMLDDDREDLFAEATEEVSLDSPEREPILSSEPSPAVTPVTPTALIAPRIESKSISAPVIFDRSREEIEEEANGDIFDIEIGVSDPEKVGDGMNAYMAYRVTTKTSLSMFSKSEFSVKRRFSDFLGLHSKLASKYLHVGYIVPPAPEKSIVGMTKVKVGKEDSSSTEFVEKRRAALERYLQRTVKHPTLLQDPDLRQFLESSELPRAVNTQALSGAGILRMVNKAADAVNKMTIKMNESDAWFEEKQQQFENLDQQLRKLHASVEALVCHRKELSANTAAFAKSAAMLGNSEDHTALSRALSQLAEVEEKIDQLHQEQAFADFYMFSELLSDYIRLIAAVKGVFDHRMKCWQKWEDAQITLLKKRETEAKMMVANKPDKIQQAKNEIREEIEEWEAKVQQGERDFEQISKTIRKEVGRFEKERVKDFKSVIIKYLESLVQTQQQLIKYWEAFLPEAKAIA; translated from the exons TCAAGCCCATCATCTCCCGAACCAGCCAGTCTTCCTGCAGAAGATATTAGTGCAAACTCCAATGGCTCCAAACCTGTAGAAGTCATGCTAGATGATGACAGAGAAGATCTTTTTGCAG aagccacagAAGAAGTTTCTTTGGACAGTCCAGAAAGAGAGCCTATCCTCTCCTCCGAGCCTTCTCCTGCAGTTACCCCTGTCACGCCTACTGCACTCATTGCTCCTAGAATCGAATCCAAGAGCATTTCTGCTCCAGTGATCTTTGATAGATCCAgggaagag ATTGAAGAAGAAGCAAATGGAGATATTTTTGATATAGAAATTGGTGTGTCAGATCCAGAAAAAGTTG GTGATGGTATGAATGCTTACATGGCATATAGAGTAACCACAAAG ACTTCCCTTTCCATGTTCAGTAAGAGTGAATTTTCAGTCAAAAGAAGATTCAGTGACTTTCTTGGTTTGCATAGCAAATTAGCAAGCAAATATTTACATGTTGGTTACATTGTGCCACCAGCTCCAGAAAAGAGTATAGTAG GTATGACCAAGGTCAAAGTAGGGAAAGAAGACTCATCATCCACCGAGTTTGTAGAAAAACGAAGAGCAGCACTGGAGAG GTATCTTCAGAGAACAGTGAAGCATCCCACCTTGCTTCAGGATCCTGACTTAAGGCAGTTCTTGGAAAGCTCAGAG CTGCCGAGAGCAGTTAATACACAGGCTCTGAGTGGAGCAGGAATATTGAGAATGGTGAACAAGGCTGCCGACGCTGTCAACAAAATGACAATCAAGATGAATGAATCGGATGCT tggtttgaagaaaagcaacaacaatttGAGAATCTTGACCAGCAACTTCGGAAACTTCATGCCAGTGTTGAAGCCTTGGTTTGTCATAGAAAAG aactttCAGCCAACACAGCTGCCTTTGCTAAGAGTGCTGCCATGCTAGGTAATTCTGAGGATCACACTGCCCTGTCTAGAGCCTTGTCTCAGCTTGCAGAGGTTGAGGAAAAGATAGACCAGTTACATCAAGAACAAGCTTTTGCCGACTTTTACATGTTCTCAGAACTTCTTAGTGACTACATTCGGCTCATTGCTGCAGTGAAA GGTGTGTTTGACCATCGGATGAAATGCTGGCAGAAATGGGAAGATGCTCAAATTACTTTGCTCAAAAAACGTGAAACTGAGGCAAAAATGATGGTTGCTAACAAACCAGATAAAATTCAACaagctaaaaatgaaataagagag GAAATTGAAGAG TGGGAGGCGAAAGTACAACAAGGAGAAAGAGATTTTGAGCAGATCTCTAAAACAATTCGAAAAGAAGTGGGAAGATTTGAG aaagaaagagtgaaagaTTTTAAATCTGTTATCATCAAGTACTTGGAGTCATTAGTACAAACACAGCAACAG CTGATAAAGTACTGGGAGGCATTCCTACCTGAAGCTAAAGCCATTGCCTAG